DNA sequence from the Thauera sedimentorum genome:
GCTGGACGGCAGCTGGCTGATCATTTCACCCAGGCTGGCGTTCTTGCCGCCCACCTGTTCCACGTCGGTCATGCGCAGTTCGGTGAAGGGGATGACGTAACGGGTCATTGAGATTGGCCTTCCGAAATTGTTGGGGAGAAAGCAAAATAGGATTCTAACGAATTTTGCTGCTCTGCCGCACGAGCGGGTTTGCCCGTATATGGGCGTCTCCTGATCAATCGTTCACGTCCCCGCCCCACACCATGACAGACACTCCCGTTCGCACCGTCTTCTTCATCTCGGACGGCACCGGCATCACCTCGGAAACCCTGGGCCACAGCCTGCTGGCGCAGTTCCCCGACGCGCGCTTCCGCCAGGTGCGCATCCCCTTCGTCGACGATCTGGACAAGGCCATCGACTGCGCCAACCAGATCCGCGAGGCCGCCCGCCGCGACGGCGTGCGCCCCATCGTGTTCAGCACCCTGGTCAATCCCGAGACGGTCGGCGGCCTGCGCCAGGCCGACGCGCTGTTCATCGATCTCTTCGAGCAGTTCATCGGCCCGCTGGAAACCGAACTCGGCCAGCGCTCCACCCACGCGGTGGGCCGCTTCCACGGCATCGCCGACAGCCTTGACTACAAGAACCGCATCGAGGCGATCAACTTCGCCATGGCGCACGACGACGGCGTCTCCTCCGACGGCGAACTGGCCGAGGCGGACGTGATCCTGGTCGGCGTGTCGCGTTCGGGCAAGACCCCGACCAGCCTCTACCTGGCGATGCAGTTCGGCGTGAAGGCGGCCAACTATCCGCTGATCCCCGAGGACTTCGAGCGCAACAAGCTGCCGGGCGAACTGCACAACTACCGCGCCAAGCTGTTCGGCCTCACCATCGCGCCGGAACGCCTGTCGCAGATCCGCCAGGAGCGCCGGCCGAACAGCCGCTACGCCTCGCTGGAGAACTGCCGCTACGAGATCGACGCCGCGCAGAAGCTGATGCGGCGCGAGAACATCCGCTGGCTGGATTCGACCGCCAAGTCCATCGAGGAGATCTCCGCCACCATCCTCCAGGCGGTGCGACTCAACCGGCCGGCGTACTGAAGCACCCCACATCCCCAACGTCCACGGAAAGCAACATGAAGAGAACGCGCACCAAGCGCCGCGGCGGCCTCGCCCGCGCGGCCGAGCAACTGGTCTGGCTGGCCACCGGGCTCGCCCTGTCCGGTTGCCGCGCCGAGGATCGCTACTGGGAAAACCTGCTCGCCGAGGCCATCGACACCCTGCTCGACGAGGGCGACGAGGACACCTTCAATGACGCCCTGGATCATCTCTACGGCGTCGACCTGCGCGCCTACGACGAGCTGGCCGACTTCATCGAATCGCGCGCCGAGACCGCCGCGGCGGCGGCTCCCGAGCACGACATCCTGCTGATTGCCGCGCCGGTGCTGGCGTGGTCGCGCTACCAGATCCCGGCCTGCAGCATCCCCCAGGCGGTGCTCGCCAACCTGCGGGTGCACATGCAGGCCCATGTGCTGGCCGACGGCGTCAAGCTCGCGCTGGCCGATTTCCTGTTCAGCCCGGACCAGTTGCCGCAGGGCTACTGTGCCACCTCGCAATTCGCCACCGAGCTGGGCCATGCGGCGCTGGCCGGCGCGGACCTGCGCATCGCCACCGACGGCATGCCGGAGACCGCCCACTTCCTATCCGACACCCGCTACCTGCTCGGCGCAATCGCCGTGCCGCGCGGCAAGGCGCTGTTCCGCTGGCAGGAGCGCGACGGCAACCGTGACCAGTCGATGACGCAATGGCGCACCCAGGGTGGCGCCTGCCTGGCGCCCTTGCTGCCCGGCTGCGCGCTCGAAGTCGTGCTGCCCGAAGCCTACTTCGCCGCCAGCCGGCAGGCCGACAAGGCCAGCCGGCCCTACGCGGTGCGCGCCTCGGTGGCCTTCCTGGGCACCGCGCTCGACACCCCGGCAATGCGTCTGCGCGCCGTCATCGCGCCGTTCTACGACCAGGAGCTGGAGGAGTTCCGCATCGGCTTCACCACCCAGGGCAGCGAGCGCGTGGTGCATGGCGTGGTCTGGCCCCTGCTCGGCGC
Encoded proteins:
- the ppsR gene encoding posphoenolpyruvate synthetase regulatory kinase/phosphorylase PpsR, giving the protein MTDTPVRTVFFISDGTGITSETLGHSLLAQFPDARFRQVRIPFVDDLDKAIDCANQIREAARRDGVRPIVFSTLVNPETVGGLRQADALFIDLFEQFIGPLETELGQRSTHAVGRFHGIADSLDYKNRIEAINFAMAHDDGVSSDGELAEADVILVGVSRSGKTPTSLYLAMQFGVKAANYPLIPEDFERNKLPGELHNYRAKLFGLTIAPERLSQIRQERRPNSRYASLENCRYEIDAAQKLMRRENIRWLDSTAKSIEEISATILQAVRLNRPAY
- a CDS encoding DUF2863 family protein gives rise to the protein MKRTRTKRRGGLARAAEQLVWLATGLALSGCRAEDRYWENLLAEAIDTLLDEGDEDTFNDALDHLYGVDLRAYDELADFIESRAETAAAAAPEHDILLIAAPVLAWSRYQIPACSIPQAVLANLRVHMQAHVLADGVKLALADFLFSPDQLPQGYCATSQFATELGHAALAGADLRIATDGMPETAHFLSDTRYLLGAIAVPRGKALFRWQERDGNRDQSMTQWRTQGGACLAPLLPGCALEVVLPEAYFAASRQADKASRPYAVRASVAFLGTALDTPAMRLRAVIAPFYDQELEEFRIGFTTQGSERVVHGVVWPLLGAEDENSDCAVQIETVLRECGVTDIVNLDHRFPLEYCDDCGAPMYPSPEGEVVHAEMPEDQGEHVPRHLH